One Archangium violaceum genomic window, TCCGCAGGAAGCTCCAGTCGACCGGCGCGATGCGCATCGTCTACGACGACACCGGCGCGATTGGAAAGCTCTACCGGCGCCAGGACGAAATCGGCACGCCGTTCTGCATCACGGTCGACTTCGACACGCTCGGTGAGGGCAAGGACACGGCCCTCAAGGACACCGTCACCGTGCGCCACCGCGACAGCATGGCGCAGGAGCGCGTCGCCATCTCCGAGCTCGAGACCTACCTGCGAGAGAAGATGCAGTAGAGGGCTCGCGTCAGCGCTCGCGCGGCTGACCCCCCATGCGCTGGTGCATCTCCCGCCGGCGCTGCTCATGCGCCTGCTGCTCCTCGGCGATGAGCTCGCGCGCCGTCATCTTCTGGGCGTCGCTCAGCAGTGCCTCGGCCTGCTGGTACGCCGCCGTGTCCGCGTCGTGTAGCTGCTTCATGAGGCCGTGCGCCTGCTCCCTTCGGGCGTGCATCTCCTCCGTGGGCGCCTGGCCGGGCGTGGGACGCCGCTCGCCCCGGGGCGGGCGCAGCGACTCCAGGGACTGCTTCAGAGGGGCACTCTGCTCGGTGAGGGTGGCCTCGATGCGCTCCAGCTCGGAGACCTGCGCGCTCGTGAGCGCCAGGTCCTGGCTGTGCTCGAGCAGCAGCGCCACCGACGATTTGTGAGCGAAGCGGGGAGGGGGCCCGTGGGGCTCGTTCGCGGACGGCGCCGTCTGGGTCTGGGCCGTGGCGAGCAGTGGAAGCAAGAGGCACAGCGCAAGG contains:
- a CDS encoding Spy/CpxP family protein refolding chaperone, with protein sequence MNRPVLALCLLLPLLATAQTQTAPSANEPHGPPPRFAHKSSVALLLEHSQDLALTSAQVSELERIEATLTEQSAPLKQSLESLRPPRGERRPTPGQAPTEEMHARREQAHGLMKQLHDADTAAYQQAEALLSDAQKMTARELIAEEQQAHEQRRREMHQRMGGQPRER